From Erigeron canadensis isolate Cc75 chromosome 8, C_canadensis_v1, whole genome shotgun sequence, one genomic window encodes:
- the LOC122579420 gene encoding photosystem I assembly factor PSA3, chloroplastic, with amino-acid sequence MVVITSITTTSLTHHNNHHTHIYTLTCKPLTNSLLCKIPTKSSICRSSNGVMVVKSYMEDSTTFSGFVNKIIGALPVVGLIARILTDTGGVGGDFIDFAEFRRRVGKNSSVNDSRAFIDFQDRRGRAGDPLYVLLCCWLAAVGAGLLKSEEILEGVARLRISNDIEFEEETFIAMMNEAREKRAKLNVPIPNIPMEGRVEKSLDAIHVCCFGRDPIEEEDERILCIMLKVVFPSVAQPEIERLVKAKAKRVAEGGEEVRYPEPKPLSKEAVQLQMKDLQFLQQNKDS; translated from the exons ATGGTGGTTATAACCTCCATCACCACTACTAGTCTCACACACCATAACAACCACCATACACATATCTACACTCTCACTTGTAAGCCTCTAACTAACTCTCTTCTATGCAAAATTCCAACAAAATCCAGCATTTGCAGATCTTCCAATGGGGTCATGGTTGTTAAGTCTTACATGGAAGACTCCACTACTTTTTCCGGCTTCGTAAACAAGATCATCGGTGCCTTGCCTGTAGTCGGGCTCATTGCCAGAATCTTGACTGACACGGGTGGTGTTGGTGGTGATTTTATTGATTTTGCTGAGTTTAGGAGGAGAGTTGGGAAGAATTCATCGGTTAATGACTCGAGGGCTTTTATCGACTTTCAAGATCGAAGAGGACGA GCAGGGGATCCTTTGTATGTGCTGTTGTGTTGCTGGTTAGCTGCAGTTGGAGCTGGATTGCTGAAATCAGAAGAAATTCTTGAAGGGGTTGCTAGGCTTCGGATTTCTAATGATATTGAATTCGAAGAAGAAACTTTCATTGCCATGATGAACGAGGCCAGAGAG AAACGAGCAAAACTAAATGTACCCATCCCAAACATCCCAATGGAGGGAAGAGTTGAGAAGTCTCTTGATGCTATACATGTTTGTTGTTTTGGAAGAGATCctatagaagaagaagatgagagAATATTGTGTATCATGCTAAAAGTTGTTTTCCCTTCTGTTGCACAACCTGAGATAGAAAGGCTTGTGAAAGCCAAGGCTAAAAGAGTTGCAGAAGGAGGTGAAGAGGTAAGGTACCCAGAGCCTAAACCATTGTCTAAAGAAGCCGTGCAACTTCAAATGAAAGACCTCCAGTTTCTCCAACAAAACAAAGATAGTTGA
- the LOC122578504 gene encoding uncharacterized protein At4g28440-like, with amino-acid sequence MAETKSPKRKPVFTKVDNLRPGTSGHNLVVKVVSSKLVLQKGRPDDRQMRIAECLVGDETGTILFTARNNQVDLMKADSTVILRNAKIDMFKGSMRLAVDKWGRVEVTEPANFTVKEYNNLSLVEYELVNVVDE; translated from the exons ATGGCTGAAACAAAGTCACCCAAGAGGAAGCCTGTTTTCACCAAAGTTGATAACCTGAGGCCCGGAACAAGTGGTCATAACCTTGTTGTAAAAGTGGTTAGTTCAAAGTTGGTGCTGCAGAAGGGGCGTCCTGATGATCGTCAAATGAGAATTGCTGAATGTTTGGTTGGAGACGAGACTGGGACTATACTATTCACTGCTAGGAATAATCAAG TGGACTTGATGAAAGCGGATAGCACTGTAATATTGCGAAATGCAAAAATCGACATGTTCAAGGGATCAATGAGGCTTGCAGTGGACAAGTGGGGTCGAGTTGAGGTCACAGAGCCTGCTAATTTTACCGTGAAAGAATATAACAACCTTTCTCTTGTTGAATATGAGCTTGTCAATGTTGTGGATGAGTGA
- the LOC122579422 gene encoding protein NUCLEAR FUSION DEFECTIVE 6, mitochondrial-like: MASSRQVFQKSAGVRSLFRRTSTFTKPPSNLFNGPVRRKPLFSSREPVELSCMQSLMPLHSATASSLLKSMLSSEVGQWGSLSEGFATPL; the protein is encoded by the exons ATGGCAAGCAGCAGGCAAGTATTCCAGAAATCAGCAGGAGTGAGATCATTATTCAGAAGAACCTCAACATTCACTAAACCACCATCCAACTTGTTCAATGGACCTGTTCGCCGGAAACCTCTTTTCTCTTCAAG GGAACCGGTAGAGCTGAGTTGTATGCAGTCTTTGATGCCGCTACATTCCGCCACTGCCTCGTCTTTGCTCAAGTCTATGCTGTCTTCTGAGGTCGGCCAATGGGGTTCCCTATCTGAAG GATTTGCTACACCACTATAA